TTCCCGTCGGACCAGACCGAACGGCGAGTGATCGTCTTCTCCGATATCGCGGAGAACGACGCCGGCGAGCCGGTCGCGGCCGAGTACGACGAGGGCGGGAGCGGTCCCGCCCCGGTCTCGGTCGTCCACCAGGCCGGCGGCGGCCTCTACGAGGTCTCCGGCAGCCCGGGGGAGATCGAGGCCGGCGTGGGGGCGGAAGTGACCGGTGCGCGCTCGGCGAGCGATCCGTGCCCGGCTGGTCAGACCGAACTCCGATTCACCGCTGACGAACTCGACGACGGCGCCGCCAAGGCGTTCCCCGACAACGCCGACGTGGCGACGCCGACCGTGACCGGAACCCCGACCGCGACTGCGACGCCCACCGACACCCCGACGCCGACCGCGACGGCCGCGCCGACCCCGACCGCGACGGCCGCGCCCACCGACACTCCGACTCCGACCGCGACGGCCGCGCCGATCGGAACTCCGACGCCGACTGAGACGGCGACGCCGACTCCGACTCCGACCGCAACGCCTGCCCCCACAGACACTCCCACGCCGACCGCGATGCCCGACGACGGCGGTGCGGGGAACGCGCCCGACGGGGACGCCACCGCGCTGGGGACGCTGTCGCGGTCGGCGCTGTTCCCGATTCCCTTGCTCGCGACGATGGGCCTCTCGATGGTCGTCCTCGCGAGCAGCGGACTCCGGACGGACGACTGACGGAACGGTGGCGGGACCGTTCCGTTCGACCACACTTTTTTCGCACTCGCGAGCGTCCGGCGAACGATGGCGACCAGTACCGACCGCGGCCCCGCCCCGTTCGAGGACTCGCGGGCGCTCCTCGTCGGCGACAGCCGTTGGCGGACCGCGCTCGCTCTCCTCGCCTCGGCGGCGCTCGTCGTCGTCGGCGCGGCGGTCTGGTCCTCGTTCGTCCGTTCGTACTACGACTCCGGATTCCCCCTGTCGGGGTGGTCGGTCGTCAACACGGCGTTCGGGCTCTCCAGCCCGAGCGCCTACGCAGTGGTGGTCGCGCTGACCGCCGGCCACGCGTATCTGAATCGCGGCTATCTGCCGACGCTCGCGCTCGGTGCGGCCTCGAAGCTGGGCGCCGCATCGGTCGTGGTCACCGACCTCTCGGTCGGCCGAGGCGCACCGCTCGTCGGCGGAACCGGTACGGTGACGCTGGGTTATCAGTTGCCGTCGGTCGCGGCGTTCCTCCCGCCGGTCCTGGCCCTGTCGACGCTCGGGTTCGCGCTCGGGCTGCTGGCGCGGTGCGCGCTGCGCGACGAATCTCCGTGAGGCGTCTCGGCGACCGACCGCCGGTCCCCTCGGGATCAGCTTTTTGCCGACACGCGAACAGGTCGGATCGATGGCGACACGATCCGAAGCCGGCGGGGTCGGCGTCGGAGACCCGCGCGGACTCCTCGTCGGCGACGACCGACGGCGGATGGCCGGCGCGCTCGTCCTGGCCCTCGCCCTGTTCGCGGCGAGCGCCGCCGTCGACTACCTCGCGCTGCAGGCGCTCGTCGGCGGCCGCCCCGACCTCCACCTCGCGGCCGAACTCGCCCACGTCTTCGCCCTGGGATCGCCCGCTGGCTACCTGCTGGTGATCGGCATCGCCGCCGGCCACGCAGCACTGAACCGCGGCTACCTGCCCACGCTGGTCCTGGCGAGCGCGCTTCGGTTCGGCGACGCCGTGTTCTACGTCGCCGACGCGCGGGTGCTACAGGAGGAGACGGTCGAACTCGGTGACGCGACCGTCGCCGCTGGCTTCCGACCCTTCTTCGTCACCAGCCACCCGCCGGAGGTGCTGATCTACCCGACGATCGGCTTCGCGCTGGGGCTACTCGTCCGGCGACTCCGCCGCGAGTGCGATGGGAACGCGTGAGGCGCAACCGATTTGCCGCACCGCTGCCGAGGGAGGGGTAACGTGGACGAGACGATCCGCTGGCTGCAGGGCCGCCCCTACTACGAGGGCCAGATCACCGAACGGCGGACAACGCCCGGTCGTGATGCCACCTTCGCCGACGTGGATCTCGACTCGCGACTGGCGAGCGCGCTCGAATCGGAGGGGATCGAGCGGTTGTACGACCATCAGGCACGGGCCGTCTCGGCCGTTCGGGAGGGCGGCAACGTCGTCCTCGCGACGCCGACGGCCAGCGGGAAGTCGGTCGGCTACACCGTCCCGGCCTTCGAACGGGCGCTCGACGAGCGGGCGACCACGCTCTACGTCGCGCCGCAGGTCGCGCTGATCAACGACCAGGAGGAGACCCTGTCCGACCTCGCGCACGGCCTCGGCTTCGCCTCGGGCGTCTCCGTCGCCCAGTATACGGGCCGACAGGACAGGAAGGAGAAAGAAGCCATCCGCGACCGCCAACCCACCGTCCTGCTGACGACGCCCGACATGCTGCACTACGGGATCATGCCCCACGGCCACCGGCTGTGGGACTGGTTCTTCGAGCGCCTGGAGACCGTGGTGATCGACGAGGTCCACGAGTACCGCGGCGTGTTCGGCAGTCACGTCTCGCTCGTCTTCCGCCGCCTCGCTCGGCTCTGTGAACGGTTCGACGCCGACCCCGACTGGGTCTGTTGCTCGGCCACGATCGGCAACCCCGTCGACCACGCGGCGACGGTGACCGGCCAGCCGACCGAGTCGTTCGATCTCGTGACCGAGGACACCAGCGCGACGGGACCGACTCACTGGCTCTGCTGGAACCCCCCGGAGTACGGCGACGGCGAGGGGTTCGGGAGCGGGCGACGGCGTTCGAACCACGTCGAGACCAAACGGCTGTTCGTCGACCTGGTGTCGAAGGGTCACCAGACGGTCGTGTTCACCCAGTCGCGACAGGTGGCCGAGCGCTACGCGACCGACAGCGCGAGCGACCTGCGCGAGCGCGGCGAACACGACGTCGCCCGATCCGTCGAGGCCTACCAGGCCGCGCTCACCGACGAGCGCCGCGGCGAGATCGAGGACGGGCTCGACTCCGGGGCGATCCGCGGAGTCTGGTCGACGAACGCGCTCGAACTCGGCGTCGACATCGGCGGGCTCGACGCGGTGTTACTGGACGGCTACCCCGGCACGCGGATGGCCGCCTTCCAGCAGGGCGGCCGGGCGGGCCGGGGGACCGACCCCTCGCTCGTGGCGATGGTCGCCGGCGAGGACCAACTCGACCAGTACCTGATGGCCCACCCCCGTGACTTCTTCGACGAGGAACCGGAGGAGGCCATCTCGAATCCCGAGAACGAGCACCTCATGCCCGACCACGTCCTCGCCGGTGCCCGCGAGACGTGGCTGCAACCGGACGACGACGCCCACTTCGGCGACCCGTTCCCGGACATCGTCGCCGACCTCACGGAGACGGGCGACCTCGACCGACGGAACACCGACGCGGGCCTGCGCTGGCTCTACTCGGGCGAGGGGAGCCCCCAACACGAGATGAGTCTGCGGACCGTCGGCGACCGCGAGGTCCAGTTGCGCGACCGCCGCAACGGGAACCGGATCGCGACCCTGTCGTTCGCCGACGCGCTCCGGGACGCCCACCCCGGCGCCGTCTACCACCAC
This DNA window, taken from Halosimplex litoreum, encodes the following:
- a CDS encoding DEAD/DEAH box helicase, with product MDETIRWLQGRPYYEGQITERRTTPGRDATFADVDLDSRLASALESEGIERLYDHQARAVSAVREGGNVVLATPTASGKSVGYTVPAFERALDERATTLYVAPQVALINDQEETLSDLAHGLGFASGVSVAQYTGRQDRKEKEAIRDRQPTVLLTTPDMLHYGIMPHGHRLWDWFFERLETVVIDEVHEYRGVFGSHVSLVFRRLARLCERFDADPDWVCCSATIGNPVDHAATVTGQPTESFDLVTEDTSATGPTHWLCWNPPEYGDGEGFGSGRRRSNHVETKRLFVDLVSKGHQTVVFTQSRQVAERYATDSASDLRERGEHDVARSVEAYQAALTDERRGEIEDGLDSGAIRGVWSTNALELGVDIGGLDAVLLDGYPGTRMAAFQQGGRAGRGTDPSLVAMVAGEDQLDQYLMAHPRDFFDEEPEEAISNPENEHLMPDHVLAGARETWLQPDDDAHFGDPFPDIVADLTETGDLDRRNTDAGLRWLYSGEGSPQHEMSLRTVGDREVQLRDRRNGNRIATLSFADALRDAHPGAVYHHQGQDYEVVDLDLRNDVADLAPVRPDYYTQVLHDKTITVEDDRREQTLPTHDDVTVRFADVSMRKQITGFERYDRQSGEPIGQETLELPETTLDTEALYFTVPEAVETEVRVAGDGPDAFPGAIHAAEHGMISLFPLSFLCDRRDVGGLSTPLHPHTDCATIFVYDGYPGGVGLTERAYETVVDLMDRTLGMLRDCPCESGCPACVQSPHCGNANDPLEKDLAADLLAALVE